A genome region from Populus alba chromosome 5, ASM523922v2, whole genome shotgun sequence includes the following:
- the LOC118029185 gene encoding uncharacterized protein: protein MGNIITSFLSGFTKVTGDLFGSPLDFLAGKSCSSVCASPWDFLCSIENFCVANLLKMVAVLALLYIVLLFFYLLYKTGICECVGHSLCKTAWACLVAWFSTWGYCCIFMSDKLMVLKRVRHGHRSDSSEFDTSEEDFDHIPRTLERSGSLSRRTRDYRRVHLKKSLRPRSHRVRVGLGSDFDYGSGRIPNVKLGKRFSTIHSIRVTHTSQFVRKRASFRGRAYPRQRW from the exons ATGGGTAACATAATCACCTCCTTCCTTTCAGGTTTTACTAAAGTCACCGGCGACCTTTTTGGTTCTCCACTCGATTTTCTTGCTGGAAAGTCTTGCAG TTCAGTTTGTGCGTCACCATGGGATTTTTTATGTTCCATCGAGAATTTCTGTGTTGCCAATCTACTAAAGATGGTCGCTGTACTAGCTCTGTTATACATTG TGCTCCTATTCTTCTACCTGCTCTATAAAACGGGCATCTGCGAGTGCGTTGGCCATAGCCTCTGCAAAACGGCTTGGGCATGTTTGGTTGCTTGGTTTTCTACGTGGGGGTATTGTTGCATTTTCATGAGTGATAAGCTTATGGTGCTCAAAAGGGTAAGGCATGGCCACAGAAGTGACTCGTCAGAGTTTGATACAAGTGAAGAAGACTTTGATCATATACCTAGAACCTTGGAAAGAAGTGGTTCATTATCTCGTCGAACAAGGGATTACAGGAGAGTTCACTTAAAGAAGTCTTTGAGGCCAAGAAGTCACCGTGTTCGAGTAGGTTTAGGCTCAGATTTTGATTATGGATCTGGAAGAATCCCTAATGTTAAGCTCGGAAAACGTTTTAGCACAATTCATAGCATTCGTGTAACTCACACGTCGCAGTTTGTGCGGAAAAGGGCAAGTTTTAGGGGAAGGGCTTATCCAAGACAAAGGTGGTGA
- the LOC118029263 gene encoding proteasome subunit beta type-3-A: MSIFEYNGSAIVAMVGKNCFAIASDRRLGVNLQTVATDFQRIYKIHDKVFVGLSGLGTDAQTLYQRLVFRHKLYQLREERDMKPETFASLVSAILYEKRFGPYFCQPVIAGLGDDDKPFICTMDFIGAKELAKDFVVAGSASESLYGACEALFKPDMEPEELSEVVSQALLASVDRDCLSGWGGHIYIVTPDEIREKILKGRMD, translated from the exons ATGTCG ATCTTCGAGTACAATGGAAGTGCCATAGTTGCTATGGTGGGAAAGAACTGCTTCGCTATAGCTAGCGATCGCCGACTTGGAGTCAACCTTCAAACAGTCGCCACTGATTTCCAGCGAATCTACAAAATCCACGATAAGGTCTTCGTCGGTCTCTCTGGCCTTGGCACTGACGCCCAAACACT GTACCAGAGGCTTGTTTTCCGTCACAAACTGTACCAGCTGCGAGAAGAAAGGGACATGAAGCCTGAGACTTTTGCCAGCCTTGTTTCTGCTATACTATATGAGAAAAG GTTTGGTCCGTATTTCTGCCAGCCTGTCATTGCTGGATTGGGTGATGATGACAAGCCATTCATCTGCACAATGGATTTCATTGGGGCAAA GGAACTTGCAAAAGATTTTGTTGTTGCCGGCTCAGCCTCTGAGTCACTTTATGGTGCCTGTGAAGCCTTGTTCAAGCCTGACATG GAACCCGAGGAATTATCTGAAGTTGTATCCCAAGCATTACTAGCATCAGTAGATCGGGACTGCTTGAGTGGTTGGGGAGGACACATCTATATTGT CACCCCTGATGAAATTAGAGAGAAAATCCTAAAGGGAAGGATGGATTGA
- the LOC118029264 gene encoding N-glycosylase/DNA lyase OGG1 — MHSLKSFPTPTMKRARSTPPPATPKPTTSRSSPVPPLPTPPQPRHSSKKHQKIIFQPTNWAPVNLTQSELSLPLTFPTGQTFRWKQTGPLQYTGSLGRHLISLKHHQNGDVYYQIHHSPSQSAAKSALLSFLNTNISLTEMWHGFGAADSRFAELAQHFKGARVLRQDPLECLIQFLCSSNNNISRITKMVDFVSSLGDYLGNVEGFEFHAFPSLERLALVTEQQLREAGFGYRAKYVTGTVNALQLKPEGGVKWLESLRKLQLQMVIDSLCTLPGIGLKVASCIALFSLDQHHAIPVDTHVWRIATTHLVPELAGASLTPKLCGRVADAFVTKYGKYAGWAQTLLFIAELPSQKALLPSVTVNEKKSSKKRGSKAQRGPSSTEEGGQQAD, encoded by the exons ATGCACTCCCTCAAATCCTTCCCAACGCCAACAATGAAGCGAGCCAGATCCACGCCGCCACCCGCCACCCCCAAGCCCACCACCAGCAGATCATCACCAGTACCACCTCTACCAACACCACCACAACCCCGCCACTCCtccaaaaaacaccaaaaaataattttccagcCAACAAACTGGGCCCCAGTCAACCTGACCCAGTCAGAACTCTCACTCCCACTCACATTCCCCACCGGCCAAACCTTCCGTTGGAAACAAACCGGCCCCCTCCAATACACAGGCAGTCTCGGTCGTCACTTAATCTCCCTTAAGCACCATCAAAACGGCGACGTTTATTACCAAATCCACCATTCCCCCTCCCAATCCGCTGCCAAATCAGCTCTCCTCAGTTTCCTCAACACCAACATCTCACTAACCGAAATGTGGCACGGGTTTGGCGCCGCTGATTCGCGGTTCGCCGAATTGGCACAGCACTTTAAAGGAGCTAGGGTTTTGAGGCAGGATCCACTTGAGTGCTTGATTCAATTTTTATGCTCTTCGAATAATAACATTTCGAGGATCACTAAAATGGTGGATTTCGTGTCGTCCTTAGGTGATTATTTGGGGAATGTTGAGGGTTTTGAGTTCCACGCGTTTCCTTCCCTGGAAAGATTGGCTTTGGTTACGGAGCAGCAGCTAAGAGAGGCTGGTTTTGGTTATAG AGCTAAATACGTTACTGGAACGGTGAATGCTTTGCAATTGAAACCGGAAGGAGGTGTGAAATGGCTTGAATCTCTTCGAAAATTACAACTCCAAATGGTGATTGATTCACTTTGCACATTACCTGGAATTGGTTTAAAAGTGGCATCCTGTATTGCTCTGTTTTCTCTCGATCAACATCATGCCATCCCTGTTGATACGCACGTGTGGCGG ATTGCTACGACACACCTTGTACCTGAGCTTGCTGGTGCTAGCCTGACACCTAAGCTCTGCGGCCGTGTGGCAGATGCGTTTGTGACTAAGTACGGGAAATATGCTGGATGGGCGCAGACATTACTTTTCATTGCTGAATTGCCCTCGCAGAAGGCCCTTCTACCATCAGTGACTGTCAATGAAAAGAAATCCTCTAAGAAAAGAGGCAGCAAAGCACAACGTG GCCCAAGCAGCACTGAGGAAGGAGGCCAGCAAGCAGATTGA
- the LOC140955639 gene encoding beta-galactosidase 6-like, which translates to MVRMLYWFTAILLLWTATGTVRGGNVTYDGRSLIINGQHKILFSGSIHYPRSTPDSVLPIVAQQAWPLSVSLWPFIPLSPTFTMWSSLISKAKAGGIDVIQTYVFWNLHEPQQGQFYFSGRADIVRFVKEIQAQGLYACLRIGPFIESEWTYGGLPFWLHDIPGMVYRSDNQPFKYHMKRFVSRIVNMMKSEKLYASQGGPIILSQVENEYKNVEAAFHEKGPSYVRWAALMAVNLQTGVPWVMCKQDDAPDPVQLLLQR; encoded by the exons ATGGTGCGCATGCTCTATTGGTTCACTGCAATATTGCTGCTATGGACAGCGACGGGCACAGTCCGTGGAGGCAACGTAACCTACGATGGAAGATCCTTGATCATCAATGGCCAACACAAGATTCTCTTTTCTGGTTCAATCCACTATCCTCGCAGCACTCCTGAT tcTGTTTTGCCTATAGTAGCTCAACAAGCATGGCCTTTATCTGTTTCTTTGTGGCCCTTCATTCCTCTATCTCCCACCTTTACT ATGTGGTCATCTTTGATATCCAAAGCCAAGGCTGGAGGCATAGACGTTATACAGACCTATGTGTTTTGGAACCTGCACGAGCCACAACAAGGGCAG TTTTATTTCAGTGGAAGAGCGGACATAGTAAGGTTCGTGAAGGAAATCCAAGCTCAAGGCCTCTATGCTTGCCTTAGAATTGGGCCCTTTATTGAGAGCGAATGGACATACGG GGGACTGCCATTTTGGCTGCATGACATTCCGGGCATGGTCTACCGATCTGATAACCAACCTTTCAAG TATCACATGAAAAGGTTTGTATCGAGAATAGTAAACATGATGAAATCAGAGAAATTATATGCTTCACAAGGAGGGCCAATCATACTATCACAG GTTGAGAATGAGTACAAGAATGTTGAAGCAGCTTTTCATGAGAAAGGGCCAAGTTATGTTCGTTGGGCTGCATTGATGGCCGTAAATCTTCAAACTGGAGTGCCCTGGGTGATGTGTAAGCAGGATGATGCTCCTGACCCTGTG CAACTGTTGCTTCAAAGGTAA
- the LOC118029262 gene encoding uncharacterized protein, whose product MENEERKLASRWVPCTQLEQVDPDNAIAMVLQEQERAFTILTTIENDSNEEESDEASSIDSNEDGNDYEFFQSLEFEFESEMEFQQEGQDSDSDEDMEEEEDEIDLDELSYEELIALGEFIGQEKRGLSVNEISTCLHPWKYRSLANKTGTDRCVIFQMEYEEDESLVALSCDHPYHSECLTKWLQINKICPICSTEVSSPINISRTD is encoded by the coding sequence ATGGAGAACGAAGAGAGAAAACTAGCATCGAGGTGGGTCCCTTGTACCCAGCTCGAACAAGTCGATCCAGATAATGCAATAGCAATGGTTTTGCAAGAACAAGAGAGGGCTTTCACAATTCTCACAACCATCGAAAACGACAGTAATGAGGAAGAAAGTGATGAAGCTTCAAGCATTGACAGCAATGAGGATGGCAATGACTACGAGTTCTTCCAAAGCCTCGAATTCGAATTCGAATCTGAAATGGAGTTCCAGCAGGAAGGACAGGATAGTGACAGCGATGAGGAtatggaagaggaagaggatgaGATTGACCTGGACGAGCTATCTTACGAAGAGTTGATTGCACTGGGAGAGTTTATAGGGCAGGAGAAGAGAGGACTATCAGTAAATGAAATATCTACTTGCTTGCATCCATGGAAGTATCGATCTTTAGCAAACAAAACTGGGACTGATCGGTGTGTGATTTTTCAGATGGAATACGAAGAAGATGAATCATTGGTAGCTCTTTCTTGTGATCATCCTTATCATTCTGAATGCCTAACCAAGTGGCTTCAAATCAACAAGATTTGCCCCATTTGCAGCACCGAAGTATCATCGCCTATAAATATTTCTAGGACTGATTAG